From Aegilops tauschii subsp. strangulata cultivar AL8/78 chromosome 5, Aet v6.0, whole genome shotgun sequence:
GTGGCCTACTTGCGGGGCATATGCGCTGATAACATTGAGAACCAAGTCCCCAACGACCAGCTTAGACCAGGATAATCCAGTCCCCTTGCCTCTTGACATCTACCACTCCATACTTGAGACTCTTGGCAAAAAACGCTTAGCAAAAAACACTAATGAAACGCATTTAAAGTAGCATGAATGCACATGACAGAATATACCACATGTTGCTTCTATTCCATCTGAATGGCTTCTCATGAGCAAGCACTTCATACAATAGTTAAGAGTGAGCGCATCATGCTTTGGAGAGCCTTAACCATAAAGACACAGTAGGACTGTTGGATGCTCAGGCGCTGATAGTGATTGATCAATGATTGCTATGAAAAAATGGTGGAAATAGAGCTGATGCAATAAGTAGGACTACCGGTCATAGCTAAAAAAACATGCCTAAGCTCTAAGTGATAGCAAAACACACCTAGCGTTTAATGTGCACATATTTGCGCTTAAGCATGTGCTTTGGTTAGAAAAGTGCATGGCAGTGGAAAACTGCAAATGAACACCTAGCGTTTTTAAAAAAAACTTTGCTATTGGATGCTCTGACTCCCAATGTTTAACTCTTTTTTTTCAGGAAAAAGGACAGGAGCTCTGCCAATAGTATTTAACCGGTAATAGATACATAGAGAAACAGTCAATTTATATATGTAAATACATAAAGGAAAATGTGTCCCAGAAGAGTATTGTCCTCATGCAGAACAGAAGGAATAATAGTACTCTGTAAACTAACACAGTAACACTGTCACCTTCGGTTTTATAAAATCTGAAAGGAACAAAACATACTCTAGAAAACTATTGATTTGCATGTAAAAAGTATTAATGTGTATTGAAAGTTGCAAAGTCAGTATTCTGACCTTTCCCAAAGCTTGGAATAGAAAGTTGAGCCATTTCATCTTCAGTTGGCAGAATGGGTGAAAGAATTGGTTGTTTTTTGTCCTCGCTTTCTTCTGGAGGATTAGGAGATCCACTGTTACGTAACTCATCGGTTTTATCCATCCCGTCCTGGATATCAGCAGTACATGAATGAGTGACAAACAGATAGAGTTACTCTGTTACATGAGTATAGAGAAAACAAATTTACAATGGCTGGGAAAGGATTTATAGAGTTGGAAAGCCTACCAATGGCTCAGACCCTGGATCAGAAGCATAGGAACTTGATCTTGACCTGTTCACACTTTTTGGATACTTGGGGCTGTATGTGTCATCATGTAGCATTTCACTTCTATCGCGGTAGCCATTTACATTAGTTGCAAAAGTAGGACTCACAAAGTCATCTCGCATGTCTCTGAATCTGCCTGCCAATGGACTGGCAAACTTCTCTCCAAGTTTACCATTTACCTGGGGATTTGCCTCATTGTCCCATGGGTACATTTTCGGTTCAGGTGATGCACTAGCAGCACCAGATGGTGGCGAGTTAAAATTATTTCCCGCTGCTTTATGTGCCTGGGGGCTTCTGTCTGAAGCTTTGCTCAAATTAGCATTCTCCTTGCGGTGCAGCAATGAAGAATAATTTTCCTTGCTCTTTGATGAAATATTCTGAGAAGAGAGCTTATCTTCACCCGCATTCAGTGTCGTGGGCAGCAACTTTTCTGAAAACTGCATCTTCTGAGGCCCAACTTTAGCCATTCCATTCAGCCGTTTCTCCCTTGTAGGGCTTCTAGAACAGCTCTCAGCAGTTTTCCCAGTTCGTGACAAAGAAGAAAAGGAGGTGGTTTTCTCTCCTTTATTCTCTGATGGTGCATTTCTAGAAGATAGCTGTCCTCCCCTATCATCCGGTGTGATCTCGTCAGAAATCATGTCAGAACAATGGACCTTCTTAAGCTCTACTTTAGCCTTCCTAGTTGAGCTTCTAAGATTTCTCAAGCAGCCAGAGTTACCAATTGCAGATTTCCCCGCAGTTTTGGATGTGCATTTCTCATCAATAATAAATACATTGTCCAGTGTTTTCTTTTTGGGTGCAGAACATGAAGTAGACAATGGTTTCTTTGCACTCTGGCTCTTATCCTGCTTCTTGGAGGCTGCTGGTGCTTTCTTGCGACCCAAGGTGCGAGTAACAGGCCTTATTTCAACTACTTGTGGAGTATCAGAATCTGACTCAATTGGATCAGAGGATGGTTTACTCTTTGCATAGGTAGCTGTTTGACAGTTCAGCAGATCAGGTGTCTTGATATTATCAGGAAAAGGTGATGTGTAGACCTTCTTGTTCCCTGAAGATGGTCCATTGGCAGTTAAACTTTTAGGTTGGTTAGGTGTCTCATTGTCTTCAGGGTTTGGTGAAGCAACAGTCTGCTTGGTTTGTGATGTACCAAGGATCTCCCACAGCTTCATCCTGAGAACTTCGCTGTTGGGTTTGGTTTTATCTGCAGATTCCACTTGGCGCTTTCCTTGTGAATTCACGAAGGGCGTCTCTTGCAGTTGGTCGAGCTGGCTGTCTTGTTCTTTTCTTGTTCCAAAGGAAAAGGTTCTGGTTTGCTCACGTGCATGGTCATCAGGTTGTGATAGAGAAGCCTTGACAGGGGCGGCTTCGGGTGCCTCTGTAGCAGATCCGCCATGGTTTGCAGCTTCTTGTGAGACCCGGAATGAAGCACTATAACCTTTCAGGGGTCTAGATCTTCCATCAGTTCCCTGAGACGGGTTCCTCTCGAATGCAGGGACAGTAGCAGCATCTCTGCTTCTTGATACAGAACCTGGCCTTGGAATTGGGATGCCAATTGATACCTTAGGAAATTTACCAGATGGATACAGGTTGCTGGCCAAACTCCAGTAATCACTTGATGTAGCCTAGACACATCATAATGCATGAGTTGTTAAATACTCCCtctgctcttatatttctttacagagggagtactactgTGAAAGAACAGCTAAAGCTGAAACAGGTGGCACATCCTACAATTTAGCAGAGGAGTTGTTACTCACCTTCTGGATATTCGGCTTTTCAATTTCCGCCATTGCAGCTTCTGGGATAATAACAGACCAAATTAACTAAAGTTGAATCTGACAAAAGGAGAACAAGAGAATTAGGTAAGGTTCCACCAATGTTAGAGCATCTTTTAGGATCAAGTTAAACTCCACAGATGTATAAATAGTTATACAATATGAGACTATAAGTCATGCCTGAGACCAAATTTGGAAATGCACAGAAGACATAACTGTGCAAAATATTCTCGTCAAGTGCAACTTATGCCAGGTCTGAATTGCTATGCAGTACTATAATGAGTCAAATTGAATAGGCTGCTGAGAGTAAGAGCATACCAACCAGATCGACTTAGCTTACTAGGAGAAATACTAGGACCAGACCCTTCTAAGCATATTTTTTGAATTAATATAAAAGACTAAAATTAACAGGTGCAACTGTGTCATAGAGCACCGGACTAAACGTGGTCTCAGCATTCAGAGATCGTCTTCCACAAGCAATACAGCTTAGGTCGAGTAACTTAACTCGGGAAAGCTATACTGACACATTTGTAAGACTTGCGGCAGCGAACCGCGTGTAAAAAAACATTCCAACAATAAGATCCATGGAGGATCAGGTGTTCGATAGCAACCAATCGGAACCGAGCGAACCACAGCGAAATCAGACGACGTGAGCGAAAAAAAAAATGCAATAACAAGCGTGCAACCGAGGCGAAATTAGAACGTATAGATTAGGAAATCCACAGATGGGCACCTAATTCCAACCCATAAACCCTAAAAGTTCGCGTGCGGCGGCGAGGTACACCGGGGTAGCAGGCCGGCGGCGAGATAGACCAGGGGCGCGGCCGGCGGCAGGGAAGACCTAGGCTTCGGTCGGCATGGTcgccagagagagagagagggtgagaGGTGAGGGGTggcgggaggggggagggggggatATTTCGGGAGGGGTGGCGGGGTGTTCGGGAGGAGGGGTGGCGATTTCCGGAGGAAAAAGTTCATTTTAAACCTTGAACTTACATAGGTGAGCTGAATCAAAATCCAATCTCAATGGTTGGCACTATGAACTTATTAATTCCGATTTAAATCGAACCTGAATCTGTTTGGGCATCAGGAAAgagattttttttttgaggggacgaCCAAAGTTATTCGTCAAAAGCCACAGAAAGTGGGATACAATGTTGGTCATGAGGTTGGTCAAACCATACATGACGACCCTGCTGAAGCCTACGAGAAAATTTGGCTAAAGCATGTGCTTCATAGTTAGCAGCACGACTTTCAAAAGTAAAATTACAATTAAAAAGCAAAGACCTAGACTTGATCTCTCTGATTATTGCACCACTACTCCCCCTCGCTTCATTGTTGATGTCATTCACTGCTTGCTTCGAATCAGAGGCTATCACCAAATTATTGATGTTCATATCCGCCGCCAGAGTCAGCGCTTCCCTGCATGTTATCACCTCCAACATTGCTGGATCATGCATCCCTTCTATGACTAGGGCTAAGCTGCCCATATACCTTCCCGCGCCGTTCCTGCAAAGTGCACCCCAGCATCAACATGAATCTTACAAAATCCAGCAGGTGGGGCTTTAGGTCTAGCCACGGTTACGCCTCTGGTAGCAGCTGTGGTTCGCACATGAGGCTTCACCACCTCCCTGATCATGTTCAATACTTGTAGATAGTGGTTGATGAAACTGCATATTGCATGTGGGCTCTAAAAGATCCCTTCATGGATAGCTTTCCGTCTCGCCGCCCAAATCGCCCATAATGTTACCGAAAGCTTCACAAACTGCTCATGGGGTAGCGATTCTATGTGTGTGAAAAGCCATTGTTTAGCATTCGGTTCCACCGTTGTCACGATCGCTTGAGCCAGCTCTTCATCAACCATTGCCCAGGTACACCTAGACATGGTGCAATCGATCAAAGAATGTTTCCAAGAATCCTCGGCTCCGCAGAAGCCACAAGTGCTTGAGTCCGCCATGTGCCGATGCGCCCGCACGTCATTAGTGGGAAGAGAATGCTTTGACAAGCGCCATAGGAACATGCTAACATTGCCTGGTACTTGTGTTCTCCACATTGTTTTCCACATGGTGGTTTCATTCGTGGATGACGAAGGCCCCGGCGAGCCTTCGAGCCATGCCTCCCTTCTCTGTCGAATTGCCACCATCGTATTATAAGCTGACCGAACTGTGAAGTTTCCGCTCTTCTCAAAGTGCCAACACCAGAAATCTTGTGTGTTCCATGTGCATATAGGGATGCCCATTATCACATGTgcgtccatgggcatgaacacctCCGAAATTCTCTGTCTGTCCCACGTGGCCGTCGTGGCATCGATAAGTTCACTGACCAGCGACGGTGGATTGGGGGATATGCAACCGTAGGGTCTCATCATCTCATCCCTAGGGAGCCAGTTGTCATCCCATACACTTGTAGATTCACCGTTTCCAATCCGCTTGATCAGTCCAATTTTCAAAGTGTCTCTGCCTTCCACCACCGCGCGCCAAACTTGGCTAGGATGACCCCCTAGTGTTGCTTCAAGGATAGTGGAGTTTGGATAGTAGATGCCTTTTAGGATTCTTGCACTAAGAGAGTTTGGGAACTGCAGGAGTCTCCAAGCTTGCCGGGCCAACATGGCTAAGTTGAATAGCTCAAAATCCTTGAAACCAAGGCCGCCCATACTCTTTGGTTGTGTCATAGTCTTCCAAGAGACCCAATGAGGCTTGCGTTTCCCGTTTTTACTCCCCCACCAAAATTTCCTCACCAACATGTTTAGGTGTTCACAAAGACCTCTGGGCAGTTTAAAACATGACATGGAAAAGACTGGGACCGCTTGGGCTACTGATTTCACTAGCACCTCTTTTCCAGCTGTTGATAGGGCATTTTCAACCCATCCTTGGATTTTGCTCCATAACCGATCCTTTAGATACTTGAAGGCTCCATTCTTTGAACTCCCAATATCCGAAGGCATGCCCAAGTATTTTCCATTCAAAGTTTCATTGGGAACATTCAACAGATTCTTCACTTCCAACCTTAAGCTGTCCGGCACCCCCTTGCTGAAATAGATCGATGATTTGGCATGATTGATTCTCTGACCAGAAGCTTGACAGTATTGGTCTAAAACTAGGTTCACCTCGGATGCTTCCTCACAACTTGCTTTGAAGAACTGCAGGCTGTCATCAGCAAATAAAAGATGGTTTATCAGAAAAGAGATGATCCTGAGATTACATCTCTCAGGTCGCTCCTTTGATGGGCCGGCCAACCTGCAAAATAGTAACGATTTTTTTTGTCTGGCTAGGactcagtcgactgagatgcGAAGTCTCAGTCGGCTGACGTCAGCATTGTTGGTACAGGCGGCCTGATCGATTTTCTACTTGTTCGCTTGGGCTGGCTTGGGCTAGTTTGTACTCGTTCGCTTGGGCTAGCTTGGCCTAGTTTACCATGTACGAGGCTTTGTCCTTTGTTTTAGTTTACCTATCTTCTTAAGTGGCTGCCAAAGATCTCATGCTTGGCTGTCCTTTTTTCTTGCTGTACGTGGgcatttttttttggttttcttttctCCTACTTAGTTGGTTCTTTCTTTTTTTGACTTGTATTTGGGCTGTCAAATATACCG
This genomic window contains:
- the LOC109758515 gene encoding meiosis-specific protein PAIR3 isoform X2 — its product is MAEIEKPNIQKATSSDYWSLASNLYPSGKFPKVSIGIPIPRPGSVSRSRDAATVPAFERNPSQGTDGRSRPLKGYSASFRVSQEAANHGGSATEAPEAAPVKASLSQPDDHAREQTRTFSFGTRKEQDSQLDQLQETPFVNSQGKRQVESADKTKPNSEVLRMKLWEILGTSQTKQTVASPNPEDNETPNQPKSLTANGPSSGNKKVYTSPFPDNIKTPDLLNCQTATYAKSKPSSDPIESDSDTPQVVEIRPVTRTLGRKKAPAASKKQDKSQSAKKPLSTSCSAPKKKTLDNVFIIDEKCTSKTAGKSAIGNSGCLRNLRSSTRKAKVELKKVHCSDMISDEITPDDRGGQLSSRNAPSENKGEKTTSFSSLSRTGKTAESCSRSPTREKRLNGMAKVGPQKMQFSEKLLPTTLNAGEDKLSSQNISSKSKENYSSLLHRKENANLSKASDRSPQAHKAAGNNFNSPPSGAASASPEPKMYPWDNEANPQVNGKLGEKFASPLAGRFRDMRDDFVSPTFATNVNGYRDRSEMLHDDTYSPKYPKSVNRSRSSSYASDPGSEPLDGMDKTDELRNSGSPNPPEESEDKKQPILSPILPTEDEMAQLSIPSFGKGYKSRKWLSDVDSPDKSPPENLDRKSHLKEGRRGKRRLPSPIPFATSGTQETVMSDKEPVQCPDDYLTRAFDQLLLVLGRFQTKIKSETRNKSSEILAGTGEIIRQHLEGVEVQMQDDVDKLVNAGKSKRKRLESTFEEQQEQLRVLHEKFKEEVNQQLLGCKNSLEEFEAYHAELKGVADKQKASHKKLVQHAERTVASQLNDAEIKISEVQKRARKKMNGLKHVLKELITETADWSSSPLHK
- the LOC109758515 gene encoding meiosis-specific protein PAIR3 isoform X1, with the translated sequence MAEIEKPNIQKATSSDYWSLASNLYPSGKFPKVSIGIPIPRPGSVSRSRDAATVPAFERNPSQGTDGRSRPLKGYSASFRVSQEAANHGGSATEAPEAAPVKASLSQPDDHAREQTRTFSFGTRKEQDSQLDQLQETPFVNSQGKRQVESADKTKPNSEVLRMKLWEILGTSQTKQTVASPNPEDNETPNQPKSLTANGPSSGNKKVYTSPFPDNIKTPDLLNCQTATYAKSKPSSDPIESDSDTPQVVEIRPVTRTLGRKKAPAASKKQDKSQSAKKPLSTSCSAPKKKTLDNVFIIDEKCTSKTAGKSAIGNSGCLRNLRSSTRKAKVELKKVHCSDMISDEITPDDRGGQLSSRNAPSENKGEKTTSFSSLSRTGKTAESCSRSPTREKRLNGMAKVGPQKMQFSEKLLPTTLNAGEDKLSSQNISSKSKENYSSLLHRKENANLSKASDRSPQAHKAAGNNFNSPPSGAASASPEPKMYPWDNEANPQVNGKLGEKFASPLAGRFRDMRDDFVSPTFATNVNGYRDRSEMLHDDTYSPKYPKSVNRSRSSSYASDPGSEPLDGMDKTDELRNSGSPNPPEESEDKKQPILSPILPTEDEMAQLSIPSFGKGYKSRKWLSDVDSPDKSPPENLDRKSHLKEGRRGKRRLPSPIPFATSVHSGTQETVMSDKEPVQCPDDYLTRAFDQLLLVLGRFQTKIKSETRNKSSEILAGTGEIIRQHLEGVEVQMQDDVDKLVNAGKSKRKRLESTFEEQQEQLRVLHEKFKEEVNQQLLGCKNSLEEFEAYHAELKGVADKQKASHKKLVQHAERTVASQLNDAEIKISEVQKRARKKMNGLKHVLKELITETADWSSSPLHK